The region TCCCGAAGGAGACGATGATGTGATGTAGAGGAACTTTAGGTGTACTGAGCAACGTCGTGGAAAGAGTCTTGAGGTCAATGGGCATGGAGGCATTGCGCCAAATCCAATGCCTGTTGATGGTAATGAGTGCATGAGGCCTGATTGTTCAGGCGATGCGGTTTATGTGAAACATCGCAACGCCCCCATTGCAAACTTAATGGTTTGAGGTTCATTGTCTTTATGAAATGCATTCATTCACTCGCGGCTGTATCAAGCCGTACTGTTGCATCTAAACATGTTCTATTAGGTCTTGCACTGACTAGTGTTTTATCGGGCAGTGTGATACTAGGAATCAGTTCTACAGCGTCTGCTGCGACTTCGGGAACTGCAACTGCCCAAGCAGTTCAAGATTTCTTAGATCAACCCGTTCAAAATCGCCGAGTGCCCAATCGGCGATCGCGAGACGCCATTATTCAACTAGTATTGCAAGCTGCATCCCAGCGATCGGGCATTCCGGTCAATCAACTGAGTCTCTCTCGGTTAACTGCGACCACCTTTGATAATTCCTGCAGTTTCAACTTTGGCGAAATTTGTAATGACATTTATCAACCCATTTCTGGATGGAAAGCGATCGTTAATGTGAAAGGGCAGTCCTGGCTTTATCATGTGAATCGGTCTGGGTCTCGGATTGTGTTGGATCCAAAAGTGCTGAAAGAAAAGCCTGTTAGCACGATGCCTGGAGCTTACATTGATGCGGTCACCACAGATGCAGCGCGACGGGCTAATATTTCTCCGGCAGACGTGCGGATTTTGCAAAGCCGACAAAAGACATTTGGTAATCCTTGTGAGTTTAACTTTGGCGAAATTTGCACTAAGGAATACAATCCGATTGATGGCTACGAAGTGTGGGCACAGGTAAAAGGGCAAACCTGGAAATATCACGTTGATCGCGCTGGTAGACGGGTTGTCCTCGATCCAAAAGTGGCAGCTTCTACGGCATACATCATGCCTGTCGCGCTGCAAACTCGAATTTTGTCTGATGCAGCAGCCCGGTCGGGGCTACCAGCCTCTAGTTTGCAAATTAGCCAGGCAACCCCGCGCACCTTTAGTAATGCCTGCGTTTTTGGCTTTGGTGAAATGTGCCCTATGATTTATCAACCCATTGAAGGGTGGGAAACTATAGTGCAAGTCCGCGATCAAACCTGGGCGTATCACATTGATCGCACAGGTGCCCAACTAGCAGTGGATCCGCGTGTCACCAGCGTAGGACGATTGCCTGTTTCTGTTGAAAATGCAGTGCGACAGAATGCTAAAACCTGGACCAATTTGCCCACGTTAAAAATTGTTTCTGCTAGATCCCAAACCTGGGGCAACGACTGTGCCTTCAACTTTGGCAAACTGTGTCCAGCAAACTACCAACCAGTTGATGGCTGGGAAGTTAAGGTGAACAGTGGAGCACTGGAGTGGACGTACCACACAAATCGGGATGGGAGCCTGGTGGTGATGGATCGACGGGGTATCTTGCCCTCAAAAGTGGCAGATGCGATCGCCCGTGATATTGTCAAACGGTCTGGTCCCTTGGTTACTCCAAATTCGCTGCGGTTCCTGGAAGTCAAGGAACAATCGAAACGAGTCTGTTTTCTCTTTAGTGGTTGTCGGAATGAGCTTGCCTACCTGGCGATCGTGTCCAATGGTCGCCAACAGTGGGGCTATCAATCGGATGATCAGGGTAGACAAGTGTTACCTGTTGCCATCACACAGGTGCGCCAAGCCTCCGATAATTCCGTTAGCCAACGATAAGTGATCCATCGTAAGGGTATCCCTTAGTCTGTGCCTGGTGATGCCCTTACACAGTGGGTAGAGTTATCTTTGCATCATTTCATTTGGTTGATTAGTCAAGCACAGATAGGGGATAGTGGAACAAAATCATCCACTGTCCATTTGCCATATTTCAGATGTTTTGCAATGTCAGACTCTATGCTGCATAAACCCACTGATGCCACAATCAACTCTGCGTTTACTGGTCCCGTCTTGCGCCCTTGGGATGTTGAACCAGCCGTAGTTGAATTGCAAGAATTACTTCGGGCACACGGATTTCGGTTAGCTATCACGGGAGAATTCGATAGCCATACAGAAGACGCGGTACTCATCTTTCAGCGACAAAAGGGGATTCGCGTTGATGCGATCGTGGGACCAAAAACTTGGGCAGCCTTGAAGCAAGATGTCAAAGCTAGCGCACGAGTTCTGCGAAAAGGACATTCGGGAATGGATGTACATGAATTGCAGGGATTGTTGATGGTGAATGGTTATGATGTGACACGGGATGGTTTCTTTACAGAAGAAACAAAAGAAGCCGTTATTGATTTTCAGAAACGACACAAGCTGCGAGAGACAGGGCAGGTCGATCGCGTCACGTGGTCGATTTTAGAAAACAAACGTCGTTAGTCGCAAATAAACTGCTAATCCCTCTACCCCAACTAAATTTAGTAGATCTCAAGAGGTAATGATGAGCAGCGTTAGCCGCCATCATGCCAAACTCAAAAATCACAATGATTTGGGCACTATCCTAAATTTAAGAAGCAGAGGGATTAACAACCTTGTTCTTTCGTTTACTGTCTTTTTCCTCTATTTCTTTGAGGTAGGCGCTTGTTCAGATAACTGGAACACAGCTTGTCTTCTCAGTAGTTCTGAGATCGTGACATTCGGTTGTGGTACACCTTCAAACACCGTACCAATTTCACCTCGAGTAAACTGAATCGTTGCCAAACGGTAAGCTTCAGCAGGAAGCGGAATATACCCAACAGTATTAGTTACTCGTGGAACCTGGGCTAAATAATACTCAACAAAAGCTTTTAACACTGGCTTATCTTGAGCCGATTTTGCATTCACATAGATAAAAAGAGGGCGTGAGAATGGTTGATACTGAGCTTTCTCTACGGCTGTGCGGGAAGGCGCTACAGGTCCTTTACCATTATCTATCGCAAGTGCTTTTAGTCGTTGTTGGTTAGCTTCAAAGTATGCAAATGGAATATACCCCAGTGCATTTGGATCACGTTCAATTCCTTGTACGATGACATTATCGTCTTCGCTATCGTTATAGTCAGTGCGACTTCCTTTTGCGTCTCCAGTAAGTACTTCGTTGAAATAGTCAAAGGTTCCAGAATTACTTCCAGCACCGTATAGATTTAAGGGGCGATTTGGGAAAGAGGCACGAATCTGATTCCAGGTCTTGATTTTGCCCTCAGCGTCTGGCTCCCAGGTTTTTCTCAATTCATCAATCGTAATGTCTTTTGCCCAATCATTTTTAGGGTTCACTGCAATTGTCAAGGCATCAAAGGCAACTGGCAATTCAATAAAGGCAATACCCTTTTCAGCACATTTCTCCATCTCAACTAACAAAATCGGACGGGATGCATTGCTGATATCTGTTTCACCATTACAGAATTTGTTAAAACCAGCGCTAGTGCCCGAAAACTTGACATCAATTTTAACGTTCGGCTTCAGTTTGCGATATTCTTTCGCGATCGCTTCCGAAATTGGATAAACCGTGCTTGAACCGTTAATTTTGATTTCTTCCCGTTGAGATACCTGGACATTGTTACCGGTCTGACTGCCCTGAGGCGCACAGCTAACCGAGCCAATCAGCAAGCTCCCCGAAACCAATAGAACGGCAATCTTACGAGCTGATGATGTTGAGACTGAAAGAAGTTTCATAGATGGGTTTCCTACTATTTCGCCGAGTGGTTGTATCACTGGGCACATTAAAATCATTTCAAATAAACTTAGTTTGTCAAGTTTGGCAAAACACTTGTCAGGCTAATTTTTCTAAAGAAACGCAATCAATTGTGAAAGCTTTTGCGAGAGTGAGCAGGGAATCTCTAAACGGAGCGGTGCAGGCAGTAATATCCATCTCTGGCATCAAGTTTTTTAAGAATAGTGCGTGATACTTTGATTGAGCTTTTACCCACGCAGGTGTCTTATCACAACTTGGCAAGTTACCGAAGTAGAAAAAACGATCGCCAATCAACTGGGGAGGAGAGCTTGTAAAATCTGTTCATTTGTATGTCCGTGAGAACATCGCGTCACAATGAATTGCAGCAAATCATCAAAGGCTTGACGAGTGAGGGTATAGAGCTTCTGTCCCACCGTTTGCTTGCCTTGAGCAAACTCAAATCGTTCAGATTGTGCGCCAGAACAGGCAGTCCGTTGCAGAATCGACTGCGCCACGCAACTAAGACGGAAGTGACGGTTGACCGCTTCCTCGTTCCGCACCTGAGCCGACTCTAGCCCGGTGTGCTGTTTGCTCACCTCATGAAAGACCTCGCAGGACCATCGATAACTCCAAGTCTGCATGACTCGCCCACTTTCCCAATGCAACGCATCGGTGAGCAGGAAGCGAGGTGGGTCTTGTAAATCTGCTTGCTCGTGGACGATGACCAATCGCTTGCGTCCAAACTTCTTGAGGCGCACGACTTTGGTAAATGCCCAAATCGGTTTCGTTTCGCCGTTGCGGCAAGTGACTTGAATCGGGCGAAAGCTCTCTGGGTGATGGATTCTGAGTTCTAAACCAATCGCATCTACCCGTTGCCATTGGTCATTCCACAAGATGTTGCGAGAACTTTCAACTTCACTCACCCAGTGTTTTCCTGCGGACTCAATCATGGTGGTTAACTCAACAGTCAACACCCCATTGTCAAACGCATAATCGGCGGTGGGAAATTGTCCTTCCGCTTCCACTTGGCGCACAATCTCGACGGCAATCTCGGTGCGTTTGCGATACTCCAATCGATTCTTGTGATAATGCAACATCTCAATCAGTCGTTCTCGCACTTGGTCTAAATCGTCATAGTGGGATTTTGCCGTCACCTTCAGATACTCCCGTTCTGCCACTGAAAAATCTGGAAACTGCACCACCACGTCAATCCCATCAATTAGGTGGCGGTTCGCAATCGTCGCCGTCACCACCGTTTGAAAGCAACTCATCCGATGTTCCACATAATCATAGGATCGCTTCACCCCAAAGATCTGCTTGCCCCAATCGTGATGGCTGAGCGTCCAATCCAGACTGATGACTTCTCGCCCTCGCCCCTGATGCTCTTTGGCTATCACAGCACGATGATGGGACATTAACTCTGAACTCCTCCAGCCCGCCTCAAACACCGCTGCGTGCATCGCTCTTCGTCCGCCGACCTCCCCACCTGCTACCCATTGTCCGGCAATCCCTTGCAAGGTTTTGTTCTCACTCAACAGCAATCCGGTCACATAGCGACTCACCTGCTCAAAGCCTGCGCCTCGGCAGAACAGGTCTCGATATTTCCCAAACTCTTGAGCAATCGTCGATGGCACAGCGACAAAGGGCAGCATGATACGGCTACGGCTAACGTCTCCTACATTTTCTGCTTATCTTTTTCCTTTCTGGGTAACTTGCCAAGTCGTGTCTTATTCTGATCGTAATTTACTGAATAAAGCAGGGAATAGAGCAGGCTTCAATTGCTCTAGAGATGCAAAAGCATTTTTATTTAGTTTGAAATAGGGCAAAATGGCTAGAAAGGATTCATTCAGAAGTGGGGAATGACCAGGGGATAGTGCGAATGACACAGGTGTTAATTGGGGTAATTTGTTTTGCGATCGCCTTTATACTTGCCAGCCTGGTAGAATACTGGGTTCATCGCTTAATGCATCGCCCATTAAAATTGGGTGAACGCCACCGAGATCATCATCGCCGCAATGAGGGGCAGGGAGTCCTTTGGGAATTTTTCGATTACGTCAAAGGCTCAAGTGTTGTGATGCTGCCGATGTTTTTCGTGTCAATTGCCGCAGGCATTGGATGGATGTTGGGGGCTGTGGTGTATGCGGCCTTTTCGTCTTACGCTCATCAACTGCAACATGAAAATCCCACCAAGTGCTTCT is a window of Leptolyngbyaceae cyanobacterium JSC-12 DNA encoding:
- a CDS encoding hypothetical protein (IMG reference gene:2510098435), with amino-acid sequence MKCIHSLAAVSSRTVASKHVLLGLALTSVLSGSVILGISSTASAATSGTATAQAVQDFLDQPVQNRRVPNRRSRDAIIQLVLQAASQRSGIPVNQLSLSRLTATTFDNSCSFNFGEICNDIYQPISGWKAIVNVKGQSWLYHVNRSGSRIVLDPKVLKEKPVSTMPGAYIDAVTTDAARRANISPADVRILQSRQKTFGNPCEFNFGEICTKEYNPIDGYEVWAQVKGQTWKYHVDRAGRRVVLDPKVAASTAYIMPVALQTRILSDAAARSGLPASSLQISQATPRTFSNACVFGFGEMCPMIYQPIEGWETIVQVRDQTWAYHIDRTGAQLAVDPRVTSVGRLPVSVENAVRQNAKTWTNLPTLKIVSARSQTWGNDCAFNFGKLCPANYQPVDGWEVKVNSGALEWTYHTNRDGSLVVMDRRGILPSKVADAIARDIVKRSGPLVTPNSLRFLEVKEQSKRVCFLFSGCRNELAYLAIVSNGRQQWGYQSDDQGRQVLPVAITQVRQASDNSVSQR
- a CDS encoding putative peptidoglycan-binding domain-containing protein (IMG reference gene:2510098436~PFAM: Putative peptidoglycan binding domain) translates to MLHKPTDATINSAFTGPVLRPWDVEPAVVELQELLRAHGFRLAITGEFDSHTEDAVLIFQRQKGIRVDAIVGPKTWAALKQDVKASARVLRKGHSGMDVHELQGLLMVNGYDVTRDGFFTEETKEAVIDFQKRHKLRETGQVDRVTWSILENKRR
- a CDS encoding phosphate ABC transporter substrate-binding protein, PhoT family (IMG reference gene:2510098437~TIGRFAM: phosphate binding protein): MKLLSVSTSSARKIAVLLVSGSLLIGSVSCAPQGSQTGNNVQVSQREEIKINGSSTVYPISEAIAKEYRKLKPNVKIDVKFSGTSAGFNKFCNGETDISNASRPILLVEMEKCAEKGIAFIELPVAFDALTIAVNPKNDWAKDITIDELRKTWEPDAEGKIKTWNQIRASFPNRPLNLYGAGSNSGTFDYFNEVLTGDAKGSRTDYNDSEDDNVIVQGIERDPNALGYIPFAYFEANQQRLKALAIDNGKGPVAPSRTAVEKAQYQPFSRPLFIYVNAKSAQDKPVLKAFVEYYLAQVPRVTNTVGYIPLPAEAYRLATIQFTRGEIGTVFEGVPQPNVTISELLRRQAVFQLSEQAPTSKK
- a CDS encoding hypothetical protein (IMG reference gene:2510098438) is translated as MLPFVAVPSTIAQEFGKYRDLFCRGAGFEQVSRYVTGLLLSENKTLQGIAGQWVAGGEVGGRRAMHAAVFEAGWRSSELMSHHRAVIAKEHQGRGREVISLDWTLSHHDWGKQIFGVKRSYDYVEHRMSCFQTVVTATIANRHLIDGIDVVVQFPDFSVAEREYLKVTAKSHYDDLDQVRERLIEMLHYHKNRLEYRKRTEIAVEIVRQVEAEGQFPTADYAFDNGVLTVELTTMIESAGKHWVSEVESSRNILWNDQWQRVDAIGLELRIHHPESFRPIQVTCRNGETKPIWAFTKVVRLKKFGRKRLVIVHEQADLQDPPRFLLTDALHWESGRVMQTWSYRWSCEVFHEVSKQHTGLESAQVRNEEAVNRHFRLSCVAQSILQRTACSGAQSERFEFAQGKQTVGQKLYTLTRQAFDDLLQFIVTRCSHGHTNEQILQALLPS
- a CDS encoding sterol desaturase (IMG reference gene:2510098439~PFAM: Fatty acid hydroxylase superfamily), which produces MGNDQGIVRMTQVLIGVICFAIAFILASLVEYWVHRLMHRPLKLGERHRDHHRRNEGQGVLWEFFDYVKGSSVVMLPMFFVSIAAGIGWMLGAVVYAAFSSYAHQLQHENPTKCFWMKMPVHYVHHKYNMWHHNFGLGVDWWDRVFGTYKPVEWLDKDELNQDDRNLLQLRWW